Proteins from a single region of Gossypium arboreum isolate Shixiya-1 chromosome 1, ASM2569848v2, whole genome shotgun sequence:
- the LOC108480358 gene encoding prefoldin subunit 3 has product MAAASSSSTESPKTTTERRGIPGAQFVEDVETYLTQTGFDVNSALAFLQERLQQYKLVEMKLLAQQRDLQAKIPDIEKCLDVVATLEAKKGTGEALIADFEVSEGIYSRARIEDNDSVCLWLGANVMLEYSCEEATSLLKKNLENAKASLEVLIADLQFLRDQVTVTQVTIARVYNWDVHQRRIRQIATSSTSKDS; this is encoded by the exons ATGGCGGCTGCATCTTCGTCTTCGACGGAATCGCCCAAAACGACGACGGAGAGAAGAGGAATACCGGGAGCTCAATTCGTAGAAGATGTCGAGACTTATCTCACTCAAACCGGGTTCGATGTCAACTCCGCCCTCGCTTTTCTCCAAGAAAG GCTTCAGCAGTATAAATTGGTTGAGATGAAACTTCTTGCTCAGCAACGGGATCTTCAG GCAAAAATTCCTGATATCGAGAAATGCTTGGATGTGGTTGCCACTCTAGAAGCTAAGAAGGGTACCGGTGAG GCTCTTATTGCTGATTTCGAAGTCTCTGAAGGCATATACTCACGAGCTCGCATTGAGGATAACGATTCAGTTTGTTTATGGCTGGGAGCAAATGTCATGTTGGAATATTCATGTGAAGAG GCCACTTCGCTACTGAAAAAGAACTTGGAAAACGCAAAAGCAAGTTTAGAAGTTCTTATAGCTGATTTGCAGTTCTTGAGGGATCAAGTGACTGTAACCCAG GTAACCATCGCTCGTGTGTATAATTGGGATGTTCACCAACGAAGAATTCGTCAAATCGCCACTTCTAGCACATCTAAGGATTCATGA
- the LOC108482729 gene encoding probable enoyl-CoA hydratase 1, peroxisomal has translation MSDSSSENLILVSREPDGIATVTINRPASLNSLSQLMITDLARAFKDLGRDESVRVIILSGSGRAFCSGLDLTAAEQVFKGGMKDKEYDPVFQMEQCPKPIIGAINGVAVTAGFEIALACDILVAAKGTKFMDSHTRFGIVPSWGLSQKLPRIIGPNKAREVSLTAMPFTAEEAQKLGFVNYVVEGTELLKKAREIARVVAHNNHDIVIRYKSLINDGFKLDLHQALALEKERAYKYYDKMTTEQFKKMQEFVAVRSSKKSSKL, from the exons atgagcgaCTCATCGTCGGAGAATCTGATTCTCGTGAGCCGCGAGCCGGACGGAATCGCGACCGTCACCATCAACCGACCGGCGTCCCTCAACTCGCTGAGTCAGCTTATGATAACTGACTTGGCTCGGGCCTTCAAGGACCTTGGAAGAGACGAGTCCGTTCGGGTCATTATCCTGTCCGGATCAGGACGGGCTTTCTGTTCGGGACTGGATTTGACAGCGGCGGAACAAGTTTTCAAGGGTGGCATGAAGGACAAAGAGTACGATCCCGTTTTTCAGATGGAACAGTGTCCGAAACCGATCATCGGAGCTATCAACGGAGTGGCGGTGACGGCCGGATTTGAGATCGCCCTCGCTTGTGATATTCTCGTCGCAGCTAAAGGAACCAAGTTCATGGATAGCCATACGAG aTTCGGGATAGTTCCATCATGGGGATTATCCCAAAAGCTGCCACGTATTATAGGACCAAACAAAGCTCGTGAAGTATCGTTGACAGCCATGCCTTTCACTGCTGAAGAAGCTCAAAAATTAGGGTTTGTGAATTACGTTGTTGAAGGAACTGAATTGTTGAAGAAAGCTCGAGAAATTGCACGAGTTGTTGCCCACAACAATCACGACATTGTTATTAGGTACAAATCTCTGATCAATGACGGATTCAAGTTGGATCTCCATCAAGCTCTCGCACTGGAGAAG GAGAGGGCATACAAATATTATGATAAAATGACAACAGAACAGTTTAAGAAGATGCAAGAATTCGTAGCTGTTCGTAGTTCAAAGAAATCTTCCAAATTGTAA
- the LOC108481768 gene encoding probable pectinesterase 67, producing the protein MQSPLPLKAFQNMSPINLAFASLLMVAIYFPCFANGDDKGPVTVLDAPLLTKKINSNVTIKVDINGKGDYTSIQEAINAVPKGNSKWVIIHVKKGIYREKVHIPKDKRYIFMRGNGRGRTAIIWSLSSVDNKASATFTVEAKHFVAFGISFKNEAPTGVAYTSQNQSVAVFVGADRVAFYHCAFFSTHNTLFDYKGRHYYHNCYIQGSIDFIFGRGRSLFHNCEIFVLQDKRIAIHGSITAQNRENQEDHSGFVFVKGKVYGIGGVYLGRAKGKYSTVVFAQTYLSRTIVPAGWTDWSYQGGPDHLFHAEYKCHGPGADTFGRVHWAKQLTDEEAKYWTSIEFINGNVWLPAWL; encoded by the exons ATGCAATCTCCTCTTCCCCTCAAAGCATTCCAAAATATGTCTCCAATAAACCTTGCATTTGCTTCTTTATTGATGGTCGCGATCTATTTCCCGTGTTTCGCCAACGGCGATGATAAGGGCCCCGTGACCGTCCTCGATGCCCCTTTGTTGACGAAGAAAATCAACAGTAATGTGACGATCAAGGTTGATATCAATGGCAAAGGGGACTACACGTCGATCCAAGAAGCAATCAATGCCGTCCCGAAAGGGAATTCTAAATGGGTTATTATCCATGTCAAGAAAGGGATTTATAG GGAAAAGGTTCATATACCAAAAGATAAACGGTATATCTTCATGAGAGGCAATGGGAGGGGAAGGACCGCTATTATATGGTCCTTGAGTTCCGTCGATAATAAGGCCTCCGCCACATTTACCGTCGAAGCCAAGCATTTCGTCGCCTTCGGAATTAGCTTCAAG AATGAGGCACCTACTGGTGTTGCGTATACATCTCAAAATCAGTCAGTGGCAGTATTTGTGGGTGCAGATAGGGTTGCATTTTACCATTGTGCTTTCTTTAGCACCCACAACACATTGTTCGATTACAAAGGCCGACATTACTACCATAATTGCTACATCCAAGGCTCGATTGATTTCATTTTTGGCCGCGGAAGGTCGTTGTTCCAC AAttgcgagatcttcgtcttgcaAGACAAGAGGATTGCGATCCACGGATCGATTACCGCTCAAAACAGGGAAAACCAAGAGGACCACAGTGGATTCGTGTTCGTCAAAGGCAAGGTTTATGGCATCGGAGGTGTTTATTTAGGAAGGGCTAAAGGAAAATATTCGACCGTGGTCTTCGCACAAACATACTTGTCCAGGACGATCGTCCCCGCAGGATGGACCGACTGGAGCTACCAGGGTGGCCCTGA TCATCTGTTCCATGCCGAATACAAGTGTCACGGACCGGGTGCCGATACATTCGGGAGAGTACATTGGGCGAAACAATTGACGGACGAGGAAGCTAAGTACTGGACTTCCATTGAGTTCATCAATGGCAACGTTTGGCTTCCTGCATGGCTTTGA
- the LOC108481994 gene encoding uncharacterized protein LOC108481994 yields MEAGDGGADRVVDSKDLQQQSKAFDKLTDRVEDRQLDSSRAQSAMASIAASAEAEKNAMRLREKELAAVKINAAEVDIIANELELDKKVAERTLREHKGDAIAAIRSLLH; encoded by the exons ATGGAAGCTGGAGATGGAGGCGCTGACCGAGTCGTTGACTCAAAGGATTTACAACAACAAAGCAAAGCCTTCGATAAACTCACTGACCGTGTCGAAGATCGACAGCTTGATTCTTCTCGTGCCCAATCG GCCATGGCATCGATTGCAGCCTCAGCTGAAGCAGAAAAGAATGCTATGAGATTgag AGAGAAAGAATTAGCTGCTGTTAAAATCAACGCGGCTGAAGTTGACATCATTGCAAACGAATTAGAG TTGGACAAAAAGGTGGCTGAGAGAACACTCCGTGAGCACAAGGGCGATGCCATTGCTGCCATTCGATCATTGCTTCACTAG